Proteins from a single region of Stutzerimonas stutzeri:
- a CDS encoding FTR1 family iron permease: protein MGQSMFIVWRESVEALLVIGILHAWLRQQPGAGNALRMLWAGVAAGLGLAAALGWGVLQAGDWLAGSGGEWFQCAMLLVASLLILHMVGWMHQHGRTLKTSLQNSAAEKLSQGSGIGLLLLAMLAVGREGSETVVFLYGIGNQQAGMDLTRFVIGGVLGFVLAVLSYAALQAGSRYFSWRRFFQVSEVILLLLGGALLMAALDRFSGQLMGMDVPEVFYTVFGDPLWDTSALLDDGSALGGTLAGLTGYRAMPSLAAAVVLGLYWLAAWTWLKPRAQVQLAARPA from the coding sequence ATGGGCCAATCCATGTTCATCGTCTGGCGCGAAAGCGTCGAGGCCCTGCTGGTCATCGGCATCCTGCATGCCTGGCTGCGTCAGCAACCGGGCGCCGGCAATGCGCTGCGCATGCTCTGGGCCGGTGTCGCTGCCGGCCTCGGCCTGGCTGCCGCGCTGGGCTGGGGTGTACTGCAGGCCGGCGACTGGCTGGCGGGCAGCGGTGGCGAATGGTTCCAGTGCGCGATGCTGCTGGTAGCCAGCCTGCTGATCCTGCACATGGTCGGCTGGATGCATCAGCATGGCCGCACGCTGAAGACCAGCCTGCAGAACAGCGCCGCGGAAAAGCTCAGCCAGGGCAGCGGCATCGGCCTGTTGCTGCTGGCCATGCTCGCCGTGGGCCGTGAAGGCAGCGAGACAGTGGTGTTCCTCTACGGCATCGGTAACCAGCAGGCGGGTATGGACCTCACCCGCTTCGTCATCGGCGGTGTACTCGGTTTCGTCCTCGCAGTGCTCAGTTATGCAGCCCTGCAGGCCGGCAGCCGCTACTTCAGCTGGCGGCGTTTCTTCCAGGTCAGCGAGGTGATTTTGCTGCTGCTCGGTGGCGCCCTGCTGATGGCCGCGCTGGATCGCTTCAGCGGCCAGCTGATGGGCATGGACGTGCCGGAAGTGTTCTATACGGTGTTCGGCGATCCGCTCTGGGACACCTCCGCCCTGCTGGATGACGGCAGCGCGTTGGGCGGCACCCTGGCCGGCCTCACCGGCTATCGCGCCATGCCTTCGCTGGCCGCCGCGGTAGTTCTGGGCCTTTACTGGCTCGCCGCGTGGACATGGCTCAAACCGCGGGCACAGGTGCAGCTCGCTGCGAGGCCAGCATGA
- a CDS encoding cupredoxin domain-containing protein, with protein MRRAGQLLLGVLPLLVGLAGPAQAALPTYELTIRDGHFEPATIEVPARQRFKIIVHNAGSGPTEFESTPLRVEKVLSPGVTSFVVIHPLKPGRYPFFDEFHMDLPEGEIIAK; from the coding sequence ATGCGTCGCGCCGGGCAATTGCTGCTCGGCGTACTGCCGCTGCTGGTCGGGCTCGCAGGCCCGGCTCAGGCAGCGCTGCCGACGTACGAGCTGACCATCCGTGACGGCCACTTCGAGCCTGCGACCATTGAGGTACCGGCCCGTCAGCGCTTCAAGATCATCGTGCACAACGCCGGCAGTGGGCCGACCGAGTTCGAGAGCACGCCATTGCGCGTCGAGAAAGTGCTGTCGCCCGGGGTGACCTCCTTCGTCGTGATCCACCCGCTGAAGCCGGGCCGCTATCCGTTCTTCGACGAATTCCATATGGATCTTCCCGAAGGCGAGATCATCGCCAAGTAG
- a CDS encoding iron transporter, protein MRIPATLAITTLLLTPLAQAKEYPIGEPQHCGGMEVGAVYLQPVEMDPPGMMRAAAESDVHLEADISATEDNRNGWQEGSFVPYLSIHYTLRKKGSDEVVEGDFHPMVANDGPHYGDNVKLLGPGKYQLTYKILPPGSGHNMFGRHTDKETGVAPWFEGCELTYEFTYAGIGKKGGY, encoded by the coding sequence ATGCGCATCCCTGCCACCCTGGCCATCACCACGCTGCTACTCACCCCACTCGCCCAGGCGAAGGAATACCCCATTGGCGAACCGCAGCATTGCGGCGGCATGGAGGTCGGTGCGGTGTATCTGCAGCCGGTCGAGATGGACCCGCCAGGCATGATGCGCGCCGCCGCCGAATCCGACGTGCACCTGGAGGCCGACATCAGCGCCACCGAAGACAACCGCAATGGCTGGCAGGAAGGCAGCTTCGTACCTTATCTGAGCATCCACTACACGCTGCGCAAGAAGGGCTCCGACGAAGTCGTCGAAGGCGATTTCCATCCGATGGTGGCTAACGACGGCCCGCACTACGGTGACAACGTCAAGTTGCTCGGTCCGGGCAAGTACCAGCTGACCTACAAGATCCTGCCTCCAGGCTCGGGCCACAACATGTTCGGGCGCCACACCGACAAGGAAACCGGCGTCGCCCCCTGGTTCGAAGGCTGCGAGCTGACGTACGAGTTCACCTACGCCGGTATCGGCAAGAAAGGGGGTTATTGA
- the mdtD gene encoding multidrug transporter subunit MdtD translates to MQPPVSLDARTARILPWLVAIAFFMQTLDGTILNTALPAMARDLAENPLRMQGVVIAYMLTVALLIPASGWIADRFGSRRIFVTAIVLFSVGSLFCALSTSFNQLVASRVLQGLGGALMLPVGRLVVLRAFPRSDFVRIMAFIALPGLVGPLLGPTLGGWLVEYASWHWIFLINLPVGVIGCIAALRFMPDLKGPERVRFDTLGFLLFGAAMVLVTVALEGLGQMHMSHARVMLLLFGGAACMAAYWLRAGRIDAPLFSPKLFHTRSFAVGIFGNLFARLGGGALPFLLPLLLQVALGYSPAQAGMSMIPLALGAMAVKSLAKPIIDRLGYRRLLIGNTLLLGSLIASLATIDGQTPTWLLLVHLGLIGMVNSMQFTAMNTVTLVGLSHADASSGNSLLSVVVQLSMSLGVATAGALLGGFTVNDAQGSEVLRAFQLTFLCVGGMAMLAAALFLQLEQRDPGEPDDARRTVEVGD, encoded by the coding sequence ATGCAACCGCCTGTATCACTCGACGCTCGTACCGCGCGGATTCTGCCGTGGCTGGTGGCCATCGCCTTCTTCATGCAGACGCTGGATGGCACCATTCTCAACACTGCGCTGCCGGCCATGGCGCGTGATTTGGCGGAGAACCCGTTGCGCATGCAGGGCGTGGTCATCGCTTACATGCTCACCGTGGCGTTGCTGATTCCGGCGTCCGGCTGGATTGCCGACCGTTTCGGTAGTCGGCGCATCTTCGTCACCGCGATCGTGCTGTTTTCCGTGGGCTCGCTGTTCTGTGCGCTGTCCACCAGCTTCAACCAGTTGGTGGCATCCCGAGTGCTGCAGGGGCTGGGCGGTGCATTGATGCTGCCGGTGGGGCGTCTGGTGGTGCTGCGGGCCTTTCCGCGCAGCGACTTCGTACGCATCATGGCCTTCATCGCGCTGCCGGGGTTGGTCGGCCCGCTGCTCGGTCCGACCCTGGGTGGCTGGCTGGTGGAGTACGCCTCCTGGCACTGGATTTTCCTGATCAACCTGCCGGTGGGGGTAATCGGCTGCATCGCTGCGCTGCGCTTCATGCCGGACCTCAAGGGACCGGAGCGGGTGCGCTTCGATACGCTCGGCTTCCTGCTGTTCGGTGCGGCGATGGTGCTGGTCACTGTCGCCCTGGAGGGGCTCGGCCAGATGCATATGTCGCACGCTCGCGTGATGCTGCTTCTATTCGGCGGCGCAGCGTGCATGGCCGCCTACTGGCTGCGCGCCGGGCGCATCGATGCGCCGCTGTTCAGTCCCAAGCTGTTCCACACGCGCAGCTTTGCGGTGGGCATCTTCGGCAACCTGTTCGCCCGCCTGGGTGGTGGTGCGCTGCCGTTCCTGCTGCCATTGCTGCTGCAGGTGGCGCTGGGCTATTCGCCAGCTCAAGCGGGGATGAGCATGATTCCGCTGGCGCTAGGTGCGATGGCGGTCAAATCCCTGGCCAAGCCGATCATCGATCGTCTCGGTTATCGCCGTCTGCTGATCGGCAACACGCTGCTGCTCGGCTCGCTGATCGCCAGCCTGGCGACTATCGATGGGCAAACGCCGACCTGGCTGTTGCTGGTGCACCTGGGGCTGATCGGCATGGTCAACTCGATGCAGTTCACCGCGATGAACACCGTTACCCTGGTCGGCCTCAGCCATGCCGACGCGAGCAGTGGCAACAGCCTGCTGTCGGTGGTGGTGCAGCTATCGATGAGTCTCGGCGTCGCCACTGCCGGCGCGCTCCTGGGTGGGTTCACCGTGAATGATGCGCAGGGCAGCGAAGTGTTGCGGGCGTTTCAGCTGACGTTTCTCTGCGTCGGCGGCATGGCGATGCTCGCCGCTGCGTTGTTCCTGCAGCTTGAGCAGCGCGATCCTGGCGAGCCCGACGACGCTCGTCGGACGGTGGAGGTCGGCGATTAA